The following proteins are encoded in a genomic region of Methanobrevibacter gottschalkii DSM 11977:
- a CDS encoding DUF2193 domain-containing protein produces the protein MKELYEKMIDEAMAAQKADVSVVSKNRYNDFKIVDAKPYADAVSNMKALDNQAESVINLHKESVKNHYEILSSITKTLKCEDDPFIEHFQTPPVFEILCDEDGDFADSVDKFVQAIADAEALIAKESIRRYGGFYGPTCVVDFALMPGSTSNVVNQILKTVDIPVHHKQAILSAKSWGMNTSYGIGDAFAHAIEDGLTAAQATEKEIETLQMIYKTPIEGQGTLMDNANHSSFDVRDHMNKYKKAMTKSVKAAMDDGVHYGNIVTVPAYCVGDIGHHIGQSTYNMCKDDVIMAIIEATTGVIENSLRNNIDKFKTPFDVLKLSTGAPACATEFLLELDGFTAPMIVDLLNKRFHNYVQQYPTRGAAAELHNCDFMDMIYRGFNAMSNARKMRSSAGFEIIPRIKGMEIDFTPILENEVLMNPQRYTYPACAISVRFSSLMRLADYPCLLTSEPITATMMTNIIALDKKTPGSPVRGCKQCASACLADNTHEYCQWREAV, from the coding sequence ATGAAAGAATTATATGAAAAAATGATTGACGAAGCAATGGCTGCTCAAAAGGCTGATGTTTCTGTTGTATCAAAAAATAGGTATAATGACTTTAAAATAGTTGATGCAAAACCATATGCTGATGCTGTTTCAAACATGAAAGCACTTGACAACCAAGCAGAATCTGTGATTAACTTGCATAAAGAATCTGTTAAAAACCATTATGAAATTTTGTCTTCCATCACAAAGACTTTGAAATGTGAAGATGATCCGTTCATTGAACATTTCCAAACTCCTCCGGTATTTGAAATATTATGTGACGAAGATGGTGACTTTGCAGATAGTGTGGACAAATTTGTTCAAGCAATTGCTGATGCGGAAGCATTAATTGCTAAAGAATCCATCAGGAGATATGGCGGATTTTATGGACCTACATGTGTAGTTGACTTTGCTTTAATGCCGGGAAGTACAAGTAATGTTGTAAACCAAATATTAAAAACAGTAGATATTCCAGTTCACCACAAACAGGCAATTTTATCTGCAAAATCATGGGGTATGAACACTTCTTATGGTATTGGAGATGCATTTGCTCATGCAATTGAAGATGGTTTAACTGCTGCACAGGCTACTGAAAAAGAAATTGAAACATTACAAATGATTTACAAAACTCCTATTGAAGGACAAGGTACTTTAATGGATAATGCAAATCATTCTTCATTTGATGTAAGAGATCACATGAATAAGTATAAAAAGGCAATGACCAAATCTGTTAAAGCTGCAATGGATGATGGTGTACACTATGGTAACATTGTAACTGTTCCAGCATACTGTGTTGGGGACATTGGACACCACATTGGTCAGTCTACTTACAATATGTGTAAAGATGATGTGATAATGGCTATTATAGAAGCTACTACAGGTGTTATTGAAAACTCATTAAGAAACAACATCGATAAATTTAAAACTCCATTTGATGTATTAAAACTTTCAACTGGTGCTCCGGCATGTGCAACTGAATTCTTATTGGAACTTGATGGATTCACAGCTCCAATGATTGTTGACTTGTTAAATAAAAGATTCCATAACTATGTACAACAATATCCTACAAGAGGTGCAGCTGCTGAGCTGCACAATTGTGATTTCATGGACATGATTTACAGAGGATTCAATGCAATGAGCAATGCAAGAAAAATGAGATCCTCTGCAGGATTTGAAATTATCCCTAGAATTAAAGGTATGGAAATTGATTTCACACCTATCTTAGAAAATGAAGTGTTAATGAACCCGCAAAGATACACATATCCGGCATGTGCTATTTCTGTAAGGTTCTCATCTCTTATGAGATTGGCAGATTACCCATGTCTTTTAACTTCAGAACCTATTACAGCAACAATGATGACAAATATTATAGCACTTGACAAAAAAACTCCCGGTTCTCCAGTAAGAGGATGTAAACAATGTGCTTCTGCATGTTTAGCGGATAACACTCATGAATACTGTCAATGGAGAGAAGCTGTATAG
- a CDS encoding MIP/aquaporin family protein, whose product MPCNIRKKFFAELLGTFFLVFFGTGSAVVTLLVSQSINPANVGIGVLGGLGDWIAIALAFGLTVMIGIYAFGRISGAHFNPAVTIGLLVTKNIPLVDSIYYIVAQLIGACLGSLALFLCLGAQAVTIGGLGATAPGLGIGYMQAMFAEFIGTFFLMMVIMGVAVDKKAEPGFAGVSIGMTVTAVIVVLGSFTGASINPARTFGPYLMDMILGGQNLWGFFPIYLVGPILGAICAAFAYAYLAKNSGVCELPQPFKDE is encoded by the coding sequence ATGCCTTGTAATATAAGAAAAAAATTTTTTGCAGAACTATTGGGAACCTTTTTCCTTGTATTTTTTGGTACAGGATCAGCAGTTGTAACCCTTTTAGTATCTCAAAGTATCAATCCTGCTAATGTAGGCATTGGTGTTTTGGGAGGTCTTGGTGACTGGATTGCAATTGCTTTAGCCTTTGGTTTAACTGTAATGATTGGAATATATGCATTTGGTAGGATATCTGGTGCACATTTTAATCCAGCTGTAACTATAGGATTGCTTGTAACTAAAAACATTCCTTTAGTTGATAGTATTTATTATATTGTTGCACAATTAATTGGCGCATGTCTTGGAAGCCTTGCATTATTCCTGTGTCTTGGGGCTCAGGCTGTTACAATCGGAGGATTGGGTGCAACAGCTCCGGGTCTTGGTATTGGATATATGCAAGCTATGTTTGCTGAATTTATAGGAACATTTTTCTTAATGATGGTTATAATGGGTGTTGCAGTTGATAAAAAGGCAGAACCTGGTTTTGCAGGAGTATCGATTGGTATGACTGTAACTGCTGTAATCGTAGTTTTAGGTTCATTCACTGGTGCTTCAATCAACCCTGCACGTACATTCGGACCGTACTTGATGGACATGATTCTTGGAGGTCAAAACCTTTGGGGATTCTTCCCAATATACTTAGTTGGACCTATACTTGGTGCAATTTGTGCGGCATTTGCATATGCATATCTTGCTAAAAATAGTGGAGTTTGTGAACTCCCGCAACCATTTAAAGACGAATAA